In a genomic window of bacterium:
- a CDS encoding metal ABC transporter permease, producing MIADFLAAWPLFHAAWITGWLLAVLLGMLGVLVVARDQIFIGAAVSQASVLGLAVAFRLGDQLGGDAAWMRSDGFLSLMAVASSALAAVLTARGGGAGATHEALTGWVYLLAASVAILVVAHSPHGLEEVHRILSSSIIGAGHADVLVTGALVLVAAVAIRRTHRTLLLLAVDPAMAAAVGVGVGRWNVALSLAVGVAVGVGIRSAGVLFTFGCLVLPALVARNLCREMRPLFVVAPAVALATSGAGFVLAHHGDYPPAQMTVALLCALLALTAPLRARRHAS from the coding sequence GTGATCGCCGACTTCCTGGCGGCCTGGCCGCTCTTCCACGCCGCCTGGATCACCGGCTGGCTGCTCGCGGTGCTCCTCGGGATGCTCGGCGTCCTCGTCGTGGCGCGCGACCAGATCTTCATCGGCGCGGCGGTGTCGCAGGCGTCCGTGCTCGGCCTGGCCGTCGCGTTCCGGCTCGGCGACCAGCTCGGCGGCGACGCGGCGTGGATGCGCTCGGACGGCTTCCTCTCGCTCATGGCCGTCGCCTCGTCCGCCCTGGCGGCGGTGCTCACCGCCCGCGGCGGCGGTGCGGGCGCGACCCACGAGGCGCTGACCGGCTGGGTGTACCTGCTCGCCGCGAGCGTCGCGATCCTGGTGGTCGCGCACAGCCCGCACGGCCTCGAAGAGGTCCATCGCATCCTGTCGTCGAGCATCATCGGCGCCGGACACGCCGACGTCCTCGTCACCGGCGCGCTCGTGCTGGTCGCCGCCGTCGCCATCCGGCGCACGCACCGCACGCTGCTCCTCCTCGCCGTCGATCCCGCGATGGCAGCGGCGGTGGGCGTCGGCGTCGGGCGCTGGAACGTGGCGCTGTCGCTCGCCGTCGGGGTCGCGGTGGGCGTGGGCATCCGCAGCGCCGGCGTCCTGTTCACGTTCGGGTGCCTCGTCCTGCCCGCGCTCGTCGCCCGCAATCTGTGCCGCGAGATGCGGCCGCTCTTCGTCGTGGCACCCGCCGTCGCGCTGGCGACGTCGGGCGCGGGCTTCGTGCTCGCGCACCACGGCGACTATCCCCCCGCCCAGATGACCGTCGCCCTGCTCTGCGCCCTGCTCGCCCTCACCGCGCCGCTGCGCGCGCGACGGCACGCGAGCTGA
- a CDS encoding TolC family protein, translating to MSRSSLDHRRATPVALRLGLAALLAAATACGHVRPEAAFPGVRDAVVARLDQRVHWRRGTAEDAAVDAAVDDLLAQPLDVDAAVQVALLRNPSLQATYEDLGVAQADLVQAGLLRNPVLTGAFRFPDRSPSGTNIEMDLAQEFVNLVFLPARTRIAAAQVVEVQHRVAAEVLDLAAEVRAAYWDLVAAHNTVAVLRTVAEVADVSRALTERLHEAGNVSELQLASETALATELELEVARAEAEIAPARERLGRLLGVGAGGGWSVPAQLPAVPEAEPDLPALEEAAYTQRPDLLAVQQEVAVLRDALGLQQVTRWFPIADVGVAVEHEREGTWLVGPSLSLVLPIFDQGNAERGRLESQLRQSEARLAARGLDVRAEVGAARARVASARAIAGRYRTALLPLRARVVALSIEHYNYMLLGPLALLQAKQAEVEALRGYIEAVRDFWLARTALERALAARLPVAVAAAPATDGAPAADAHRHHHHGGH from the coding sequence ATGTCTCGATCGTCTCTCGACCACCGGCGCGCGACGCCGGTCGCGCTCCGCCTCGGTCTCGCGGCACTGCTCGCCGCGGCGACCGCGTGCGGCCACGTGCGCCCCGAGGCCGCGTTCCCGGGGGTCCGCGACGCCGTCGTGGCGCGACTCGACCAACGCGTCCACTGGCGTCGGGGCACGGCGGAGGACGCCGCCGTGGACGCGGCCGTCGACGACCTGCTGGCACAGCCGCTGGACGTCGACGCCGCGGTGCAGGTCGCCCTCCTGCGCAATCCGAGCCTGCAGGCGACCTACGAGGATCTCGGCGTCGCCCAGGCGGACCTCGTGCAGGCCGGCCTCCTGCGCAACCCGGTGCTGACCGGTGCCTTCCGCTTCCCCGATCGCTCGCCGTCCGGGACCAACATCGAGATGGATCTCGCGCAGGAGTTCGTGAACCTCGTCTTCCTGCCGGCGCGCACGCGCATCGCGGCGGCGCAGGTGGTGGAGGTGCAGCACCGCGTGGCGGCCGAGGTGCTCGACCTCGCCGCCGAGGTGCGCGCCGCCTATTGGGATCTCGTGGCGGCGCACAACACCGTGGCGGTGCTGCGCACCGTGGCGGAGGTCGCCGACGTGTCACGCGCGCTCACCGAGCGCCTGCACGAGGCCGGCAACGTGAGCGAGCTCCAGCTCGCGAGCGAGACGGCGCTCGCGACCGAGCTGGAGTTGGAGGTCGCCCGTGCCGAGGCCGAGATCGCGCCGGCGCGCGAACGGCTCGGGCGGCTGCTCGGCGTCGGCGCGGGCGGCGGGTGGAGCGTGCCGGCGCAGCTCCCGGCCGTGCCGGAGGCGGAGCCGGACCTGCCGGCGCTCGAGGAGGCGGCCTACACCCAGCGGCCGGATCTCCTCGCCGTGCAGCAGGAGGTCGCCGTGCTGCGCGACGCGCTCGGGCTGCAGCAGGTGACGCGTTGGTTCCCGATCGCCGACGTCGGCGTCGCCGTCGAGCACGAGCGCGAGGGCACGTGGCTGGTCGGGCCGTCGCTCTCGCTCGTGCTGCCGATCTTCGACCAGGGCAACGCCGAGCGCGGCCGCCTCGAGAGCCAGCTGCGCCAGAGCGAGGCGCGGCTGGCGGCGCGCGGGCTCGACGTGCGCGCCGAGGTCGGCGCGGCGCGGGCCCGCGTCGCGTCGGCGCGGGCGATCGCGGGACGCTACCGCACCGCGCTGCTGCCGCTGCGCGCGCGCGTCGTCGCGCTCTCGATCGAGCACTACAACTACATGCTGCTCGGCCCGCTGGCGCTGCTCCAGGCGAAGCAGGCCGAGGTGGAGGCGCTGCGCGGCTACATCGAGGCGGTGCGAGACTTCTGGCTCGCCCGCACCGCGCTCGAGCGTGCGCTCGCCGCGCGGCTGCCGGTCGCCGTCGCCGCCGCGCCGGCGACCGACGGCGCACCCGCCGCCGACGCGCATCGGCACCACCACCACGGAGGACACTGA
- a CDS encoding zf-HC2 domain-containing protein — MTHAEIYARLPAYAAGELDPEVTEVIRNHLAGGCDGCLREVFALPREPVLRPASVPHRRPRLGTALAVGAALVAAGVLTAWRLHAARIKDAEARVAASDLLSRELAALRSDQTTLSDALARIERTLDRTDADAAATRERAELIGRLAGVEDRVAGLARQGEVLAELVATPRARQPVDELLTAPGARVHALVPAPPGRDGRGYAVWAPLRPVLLVHGFGLPPLPAGETYRVRVRIDDDTTVSVPKVALDGDGRLAAVVMLPEVENEEVTDVELVSDPGGRVVLTSRPES, encoded by the coding sequence GTGACGCATGCCGAGATATACGCCCGGCTACCGGCGTATGCGGCGGGAGAGCTCGACCCCGAGGTCACCGAGGTGATCCGGAACCATCTCGCCGGCGGCTGCGACGGTTGTCTGCGCGAGGTGTTCGCGCTGCCGCGCGAGCCGGTCCTGCGTCCGGCGAGCGTGCCGCACCGCCGGCCGCGTCTCGGCACGGCGCTGGCCGTCGGCGCCGCGCTGGTCGCCGCGGGCGTCCTCACTGCGTGGCGGCTCCATGCGGCGCGGATCAAGGACGCCGAGGCCCGGGTCGCCGCGTCCGACCTTCTCTCGCGCGAGCTGGCGGCGCTGCGCAGCGACCAGACGACGCTCTCCGACGCGCTCGCCCGCATCGAGCGCACGCTCGATCGCACCGACGCCGATGCCGCCGCCACACGCGAACGCGCGGAGCTGATCGGCCGCCTGGCGGGCGTCGAGGATCGCGTCGCGGGGCTGGCGCGGCAGGGCGAGGTGCTCGCCGAGCTCGTCGCCACGCCGCGCGCGCGCCAGCCCGTCGACGAGCTGCTGACGGCGCCGGGGGCCCGCGTCCACGCGCTCGTGCCCGCGCCGCCAGGACGCGACGGCCGTGGCTACGCGGTGTGGGCGCCCCTGCGCCCGGTGCTGCTCGTGCACGGCTTCGGCCTGCCGCCGCTCCCCGCGGGCGAGACCTATCGCGTGCGCGTCCGCATCGACGACGACACCACGGTCTCGGTGCCGAAGGTCGCGCTCGACGGCGACGGCCGGCTCGCCGCGGTCGTCATGCTGCCCGAGGTGGAGAACGAGGAGGTCACCGACGTCGAGCTGGTCTCCGACCCCGGCGGCCGTGTCGTGCTCACCTCGCGGCCGGAGAGCTGA
- the crcB gene encoding fluoride efflux transporter CrcB, whose amino-acid sequence MIEALWVGIGGFVGANARVLVNTLVTTRLGVLLPYGTFVVNVSGCFLIGLLVGAIEARVLSPAVRPLVITGFLGAYTTFSTFGIETVTLAGEGSLLLASVYVAASIVVGIAATVLGLGLGRALA is encoded by the coding sequence CTGATCGAGGCCCTGTGGGTGGGGATCGGCGGGTTCGTCGGCGCCAACGCCCGCGTCCTCGTGAACACGCTCGTGACGACGCGGCTGGGCGTGCTGCTGCCCTACGGTACGTTCGTCGTGAACGTGAGCGGTTGCTTCCTCATCGGCCTCCTGGTCGGCGCCATCGAGGCCCGCGTGCTCTCGCCCGCCGTGCGGCCGCTGGTCATCACCGGCTTCCTCGGCGCCTACACGACGTTCTCCACCTTCGGCATCGAGACGGTGACGCTCGCGGGCGAGGGCAGCCTGCTCCTCGCGAGCGTCTACGTCGCGGCCAGCATCGTCGTGGGCATCGCCGCGACCGTGCTCGGGCTCGGGCTCGGTCGCGCGTTGGCATGA
- a CDS encoding alanine racemase: MTIRDLTTPALLVDAATLDANLRTMAAALPGPRLRPHVKAHKCTALARRQAALGASGFTCATIREVEGMAAAGLGQDLLLANEVLDARRLGRLDARVTVAVDSEATIDAAVAGGVREVLIDVDVGLPRCGCAPGDAARLADHARRRGLSVRGVMGYEGHAMLLPERARRAELTAAASAILHAAHAAVGGDVVSAGGTGTYDLHAAPTEVQAGSYALMDTAYAKLELPFRPALSILATVISSGPQRAVADAGLKALGMDHGDPTIEGASVWFCSDEHVTFSPPVPVGTRVRVWPAHVDPTVAYHAAMQIVDGERVVETWPVDLRGW; this comes from the coding sequence ATGACGATCCGCGACCTCACCACGCCCGCGCTCCTCGTCGACGCCGCGACGCTCGACGCCAACCTGCGCACCATGGCCGCCGCTCTGCCCGGCCCGCGTCTGCGCCCGCACGTGAAGGCGCACAAGTGCACCGCCCTCGCCCGCCGCCAGGCGGCGCTCGGCGCGTCCGGGTTCACCTGCGCCACGATCCGCGAGGTCGAGGGCATGGCCGCCGCCGGGCTCGGGCAGGACCTGCTGCTGGCCAACGAGGTGCTCGACGCGCGCCGCCTCGGCCGCCTCGACGCGCGCGTCACCGTCGCCGTCGATTCCGAGGCCACCATCGACGCCGCCGTCGCCGGCGGCGTGCGCGAGGTGCTGATCGACGTCGACGTGGGGCTGCCGCGCTGCGGCTGCGCCCCCGGCGACGCCGCCCGCCTCGCCGATCACGCGCGCCGGCGCGGCCTCTCGGTGCGCGGGGTCATGGGCTACGAAGGCCACGCGATGCTGCTGCCCGAGCGCGCCCGCCGTGCCGAGCTGACGGCGGCCGCCAGCGCGATCCTCCATGCCGCGCACGCGGCGGTCGGCGGCGACGTCGTCTCCGCCGGCGGCACGGGCACGTACGACCTGCACGCCGCGCCGACCGAGGTGCAGGCCGGCTCCTATGCGCTCATGGACACGGCCTACGCGAAGCTCGAGCTGCCGTTCCGTCCGGCGCTGTCGATCCTCGCGACGGTGATCTCGTCGGGTCCGCAGCGCGCCGTCGCCGACGCCGGCCTGAAGGCGCTCGGTATGGACCACGGCGACCCGACGATCGAGGGCGCAAGCGTGTGGTTCTGCTCCGACGAGCACGTCACCTTCTCGCCGCCGGTCCCCGTCGGCACGCGCGTACGGGTGTGGCCGGCGCACGTCGATCCGACGGTCGCGTATCACGCCGCGATGCAGATCGTGGACGGCGAGCGCGTCGTCGAGACCTGGCCCGTCGACCTGCGCGGCTGGTAG
- a CDS encoding transcriptional repressor has translation MPKRARIDVEQARATIRAAGLRSTGPRLAVLQRLEAARTPLSHAELVADLASSGFDRATIYRNLIDLTQAGLVTRTDVGDHVWRFERKRTTASRDEAEHPHFMCTDCGTVACLPGVRVRIKAAGSGRRPSVLSRAVSIQLKGTCDRCA, from the coding sequence GTGCCGAAGCGCGCCCGGATCGACGTCGAGCAGGCCCGCGCCACGATCCGCGCCGCGGGCCTGCGCAGCACCGGCCCGCGCCTCGCCGTGCTCCAGCGGCTCGAGGCGGCGCGAACGCCGCTCAGCCACGCCGAGCTGGTCGCCGACCTCGCGTCCTCGGGCTTCGACCGCGCCACCATCTACCGCAACCTCATCGATCTCACCCAGGCTGGGCTGGTCACCCGCACCGACGTCGGCGACCACGTCTGGCGCTTCGAGCGCAAGCGCACCACGGCGTCGCGCGACGAGGCCGAGCACCCGCACTTCATGTGCACCGACTGCGGCACCGTCGCCTGTCTGCCCGGTGTCCGGGTGCGCATCAAGGCCGCGGGGTCGGGGAGGCGGCCGTCGGTCCTCTCGCGTGCGGTGTCGATCCAGCTGAAGGGGACGTGCGACCGGTGCGCGTGA
- a CDS encoding copper oxidase, whose amino-acid sequence MATRRQLLGSFLAAAGASLGHRLARAAEPLPTTSTTLAPGAAVAPPPVVTPDGASLPFEWKDGVKEFHLTAEPVWREFAPGMRVKCWGYNGTTPGPTIEAVEGDRVRILVTNKLPERTSIHWHGVLLPPGMDGVSGLTQPAIMPGETWAYEFTLRQHGTQMYHPHADEMLQMAVGMMGLFVIHPREAATPPVDRDFAIMLHAWAIHPGTYRPDPAVMLDFNMFTFNSKVFPATAPLVVKTGQRVRIRFGNLSMDEHPMHLHGFKFRVTGTDGGPVPASAQLPETTTLVPVGATRDIEFVADVPGDWVLHCHKSHHTMNAMAHDIENTLGADQRGVEERIQALLPGYMGMGQRGMSEMQDMAQHMKGPKNTLPMMAGKGPFGNIEMGGMFTIVKVRDEVSADYADPGWYEHPEGTRAWKVRA is encoded by the coding sequence ATGGCCACCCGCCGCCAGCTCCTGGGTTCGTTCCTCGCCGCCGCGGGCGCGAGCCTCGGCCATCGCCTCGCGCGCGCCGCCGAGCCGTTGCCCACGACGAGCACCACGCTCGCGCCCGGCGCGGCGGTGGCGCCGCCCCCGGTCGTCACGCCCGACGGTGCCAGCCTGCCGTTCGAGTGGAAGGACGGCGTGAAGGAGTTCCACCTCACGGCCGAGCCGGTGTGGCGCGAGTTCGCGCCGGGCATGCGCGTCAAGTGCTGGGGCTACAACGGCACGACGCCGGGCCCGACGATCGAGGCCGTCGAGGGCGACCGCGTGCGCATCCTGGTCACCAACAAGCTGCCCGAGCGCACCAGCATCCACTGGCACGGCGTGCTGCTGCCGCCCGGCATGGACGGCGTCAGCGGCCTCACCCAGCCCGCGATCATGCCGGGCGAGACGTGGGCCTACGAGTTCACGCTGCGCCAGCACGGCACGCAGATGTACCACCCGCACGCCGACGAGATGCTGCAGATGGCCGTCGGCATGATGGGCCTCTTCGTGATCCACCCGCGCGAGGCGGCGACGCCCCCGGTCGACCGCGACTTCGCGATCATGCTGCACGCGTGGGCGATCCATCCCGGCACCTACCGGCCCGATCCCGCGGTGATGCTCGACTTCAACATGTTCACCTTCAACTCGAAGGTCTTTCCCGCGACCGCGCCGCTCGTCGTGAAGACCGGCCAGCGCGTCCGCATCCGCTTCGGCAACCTGTCGATGGACGAGCACCCGATGCATCTCCACGGCTTCAAGTTCCGCGTCACCGGGACCGACGGCGGGCCGGTGCCGGCGTCGGCGCAGCTGCCCGAGACGACGACGCTCGTCCCGGTCGGCGCCACACGCGACATCGAGTTCGTCGCCGACGTGCCCGGCGACTGGGTGCTGCACTGCCACAAGTCGCACCACACGATGAACGCGATGGCGCACGACATCGAGAACACGCTCGGCGCGGATCAGCGCGGCGTCGAGGAGCGCATCCAGGCGCTGTTGCCCGGCTACATGGGCATGGGTCAACGCGGCATGTCCGAGATGCAGGACATGGCGCAGCACATGAAGGGTCCGAAGAACACGCTGCCGATGATGGCGGGCAAGGGGCCGTTCGGGAACATCGAGATGGGCGGCATGTTCACGATCGTGAAGGTGCGCGACGAGGTGAGCGCCGACTACGCCGACCCGGGATGGTACGAGCACCCCGAGGGCACGCGGGCGTGGAAGGTGCGGGCGTGA
- a CDS encoding metal ABC transporter ATP-binding protein gives MNDAPVVLAAHGLALAYDGRPVLRDVDLTVHAGEVWFVVGPNGAGKSTLLRAIVGVLPPRAGRLTLHPTLAARERTGFVPQRADLNPVLPTTVREFVLLGTVGARLPAREESERVAAALTRVGLADMARRDLWSLSGGERQRAMVARALVRRPSLLVLDEPTNHLDPGAEDALLRLLMDLNAAEHLTVLVVTHDLALAARHATHVALVERGTVTAGPRDAVLGGDRLARVFGLGPGGVP, from the coding sequence ATGAACGACGCCCCCGTCGTCCTCGCGGCGCACGGCCTCGCGCTCGCGTACGACGGCCGCCCGGTGCTGCGCGACGTGGACCTCACCGTCCACGCGGGCGAGGTGTGGTTCGTCGTCGGGCCGAACGGCGCCGGCAAGAGCACCCTCCTGCGGGCGATCGTCGGCGTGCTGCCGCCGCGCGCCGGCCGCCTGACGCTGCACCCGACGCTCGCCGCCCGCGAGCGCACGGGCTTCGTGCCGCAGCGGGCCGACCTGAATCCCGTGCTGCCGACGACGGTGCGCGAGTTCGTCCTGCTCGGCACGGTGGGCGCGCGGCTGCCGGCGCGCGAAGAGTCGGAGCGCGTCGCCGCGGCGCTCACGCGCGTCGGTCTCGCGGACATGGCGCGGCGAGACCTCTGGTCGCTCTCGGGCGGCGAGCGCCAGCGCGCCATGGTCGCCCGCGCCCTCGTCCGCCGCCCGAGCCTCCTCGTGCTCGACGAGCCGACGAACCACCTCGACCCCGGCGCCGAGGACGCGCTGCTGCGCCTGCTCATGGACCTGAACGCCGCCGAGCACCTGACCGTCCTCGTCGTGACGCACGACCTCGCGCTCGCCGCGCGCCATGCGACGCACGTGGCGCTCGTCGAGCGGGGCACGGTCACGGCCGGGCCGCGCGACGCCGTTCTCGGCGGCGACCGCCTCGCCCGCGTCTTCGGACTGGGTCCCGGAGGGGTGCCGTGA
- a CDS encoding sulfotransferase: MAHTFVTLVSGLPRSGTSMMMKMLEAGGLPVVTDGIRTADEDNPEGYYELERVKKLESDQSWLPEARGKVVKLISALLKHLPGSEHFKVVFMRRRMDEILASQRQMLIRRGKPTDVTPDAQLATFFERHLRQVDEWMAVRPNVEVLYVGYNDLVQDPAPHAQRVAAFLDCGLDATKMTTVVSDRLYRQRR, from the coding sequence ATGGCGCACACGTTCGTCACCCTGGTCTCCGGTCTGCCCCGCTCCGGCACGTCGATGATGATGAAGATGCTCGAGGCCGGCGGCCTGCCCGTCGTCACGGACGGTATCCGCACCGCCGACGAGGACAACCCCGAGGGCTACTACGAGCTCGAGCGGGTGAAGAAGCTCGAGAGCGACCAGAGCTGGCTGCCGGAGGCACGCGGCAAGGTCGTGAAGCTGATCTCGGCGCTCTTGAAGCACCTGCCCGGGAGCGAGCACTTCAAGGTCGTCTTCATGCGCCGCAGAATGGACGAGATCCTGGCGTCACAGCGGCAGATGCTGATCCGCCGCGGCAAGCCGACGGACGTGACGCCCGACGCCCAGCTCGCCACGTTCTTCGAGCGCCACCTGCGGCAGGTCGACGAGTGGATGGCGGTGCGGCCGAACGTCGAGGTGCTGTACGTCGGCTACAACGATCTCGTGCAGGACCCGGCGCCGCACGCGCAGCGCGTTGCGGCGTTCCTCGACTGCGGGCTCGACGCGACGAAGATGACGACCGTCGTGAGCGACCGTCTCTACCGGCAGCGCCGGTAG
- a CDS encoding sulfatase-like hydrolase/transferase, protein MLVRVFPGLVALFVFTVGGLVAPSSASAAVSFKRNLGLCEPPSVFYSSRHQVGAVPCCASQPTICPGGLACPAGGMCLDGSACMPSPGKTRPNILLFIADDQGECHYGSARECRSTQSGTPIPAPATPNLDVLTGYGTTFPIAHNTAAWCYPSLMTMLTGRFQKSFGGRNSRLSSYFATLPSVLKSLPGDDAPADPWDASQRIGSYCTYLGGKFTASSGNPGFDAGERGSGHRLGRLSCQPGDDAEQEPECGTDQDETYTPLTERGIEQVFQFIDDMLYKVPGTTATFTSQPFFIWYAPRIPHQPLRAPATVESYLFGPRFNGLGGLFDLGRFCSGSTCPPLVRAFDESNFGSVRAFYANVWWVDDNVRELRKFLERASQPHCVGRNGEGRYEVTSPHTCTGTWIDGVEPSLARNTVIMYLSDNGWHLPNSKHRFGENGYRTRLIVFDPRTLPDLASHARNVPPSGEVYESSAVAHTTDLLPTALGFAIDSPTPVACPPGNDGSSCDGRDLRMQLRTAPGGPAPSRDLRGALCGHQTQRGTKATKFRYFLSRPDSVGRCVNTAQPACTTATDCVPGSACVGGFCVREDERACSSTSQCAAGAACLGGRCRIAPSCMDDAVCAALLPGQPTTCAAPGQKYCGNAPNQGCGTPDDCPACPTANGIALPACNRVCKPRVLKSYFFGNRLEMVDLFVDPDERGRFGGDADKMALAGALSNLSGPYGPTLRRMSCCLDDWYDSGVGSVCASGFACPADLTCNQ, encoded by the coding sequence ATGCTCGTACGGGTGTTCCCAGGTCTGGTCGCTTTGTTCGTCTTCACCGTCGGAGGCCTGGTTGCACCGAGCAGCGCATCGGCCGCGGTTTCGTTCAAGCGTAACCTCGGACTCTGCGAGCCGCCGAGCGTCTTCTACTCCTCGCGTCACCAGGTCGGTGCGGTTCCCTGCTGCGCCTCGCAGCCGACCATCTGTCCCGGCGGCCTCGCGTGTCCCGCGGGCGGGATGTGTCTCGACGGCTCGGCGTGCATGCCGTCACCCGGCAAAACGCGGCCGAACATTCTGCTCTTCATCGCCGACGACCAGGGCGAGTGTCACTACGGCTCGGCGCGCGAGTGTCGCTCCACGCAGAGCGGTACGCCGATCCCCGCGCCCGCGACGCCGAATCTCGACGTCCTCACCGGCTACGGCACCACGTTCCCGATCGCGCACAACACCGCGGCATGGTGCTACCCGTCGCTCATGACGATGCTCACCGGGCGCTTCCAGAAGAGCTTCGGTGGCCGCAACTCGCGGCTCTCGTCGTACTTCGCGACGCTCCCGAGCGTCTTGAAGTCGCTGCCCGGCGACGACGCGCCTGCCGATCCGTGGGATGCGTCGCAGCGCATCGGCTCATACTGTACCTATCTGGGTGGCAAGTTCACTGCGTCGTCCGGGAATCCCGGCTTCGATGCCGGCGAGCGCGGCTCGGGGCATCGTCTCGGCCGACTCTCGTGTCAGCCCGGCGACGACGCCGAGCAGGAGCCGGAGTGCGGGACCGATCAGGACGAGACCTACACGCCGCTCACCGAGCGCGGCATCGAGCAGGTGTTCCAGTTCATCGACGACATGCTCTACAAGGTGCCGGGCACCACGGCGACGTTCACGTCGCAGCCGTTCTTCATCTGGTACGCGCCGCGCATCCCGCACCAGCCGCTGCGCGCCCCGGCCACCGTCGAGAGCTACCTCTTCGGGCCGCGCTTCAACGGCCTGGGCGGCCTGTTCGATCTCGGCCGCTTCTGCAGCGGCTCGACCTGCCCGCCCTTGGTCCGCGCGTTCGACGAGAGCAACTTCGGCTCGGTACGCGCCTTCTATGCCAACGTCTGGTGGGTCGACGACAACGTCCGCGAGCTACGCAAGTTCCTCGAGCGCGCCAGCCAGCCGCACTGCGTGGGGCGCAACGGCGAGGGCCGCTACGAGGTGACGTCGCCGCACACCTGTACCGGCACCTGGATCGACGGCGTCGAGCCGTCCCTCGCCCGCAATACGGTGATCATGTACCTGTCGGACAACGGGTGGCATCTGCCGAACTCGAAGCACCGCTTCGGCGAGAACGGCTACCGCACGCGCCTGATCGTCTTCGATCCGCGCACGCTGCCCGACCTGGCGTCGCATGCCCGTAACGTGCCGCCCTCGGGCGAGGTCTACGAGAGCTCGGCGGTCGCGCACACGACCGACCTGCTTCCCACGGCGCTCGGCTTCGCGATCGACTCGCCGACGCCCGTGGCGTGCCCGCCGGGCAACGATGGTTCGAGCTGCGACGGCCGCGACCTGCGCATGCAGCTCCGCACCGCGCCCGGTGGACCCGCCCCGTCGCGCGACCTGCGCGGGGCGCTCTGTGGGCACCAGACGCAGCGCGGGACGAAGGCGACGAAGTTCCGCTACTTCCTCTCCCGTCCGGACAGCGTCGGACGCTGCGTGAACACCGCCCAGCCGGCGTGCACGACGGCGACGGACTGCGTCCCGGGCAGCGCGTGTGTCGGCGGCTTCTGCGTCCGCGAGGACGAGCGCGCATGCTCCTCGACGTCGCAGTGTGCGGCCGGTGCCGCGTGTCTCGGCGGCCGCTGCCGTATCGCGCCGTCCTGCATGGACGACGCCGTCTGCGCCGCGCTCCTCCCCGGCCAGCCCACCACCTGCGCGGCGCCCGGGCAGAAGTACTGCGGCAACGCCCCGAACCAGGGCTGCGGGACGCCCGACGACTGCCCGGCATGCCCGACGGCGAACGGCATCGCGCTGCCCGCCTGCAACCGCGTCTGCAAGCCGCGCGTCCTCAAGTCGTACTTCTTCGGCAACCGTTTGGAGATGGTCGACCTCTTCGTCGACCCCGACGAGCGCGGGCGGTTCGGCGGCGACGCCGACAAGATGGCGCTGGCGGGGGCGCTCTCGAACCTGTCCGGCCCGTACGGTCCGACGCTGCGCCGGATGAGCTGCTGCCTCGACGACTGGTACGACTCCGGCGTCGGCTCGGTGTGTGCGAGCGGCTTCGCCTGCCCGGCCGATCTCACCTGCAACCAGTAG